GTGAGTTCTCCGGCGACGTTTGGCAGGTTAACGGTATTCGTCACTCTCCGTTCGTTTCTCGCATCCCGACGGGCGTCGCGACGGACCTGTTGATTCACGACGTCGACTTGGCTATCGGATTTGCCGGATCGGAGCCGAGTTTGGCGAAAGGCGAGTTCGGCTACTTCCATCCGACTTCCGTGCAGAACCGGTCGGAAGATTGCGCCGACGCGGTTCTGCGTTTCGGTTCGGGTGCGGTAGCGACGATTTCGGCCAGCCGGATCAGCCAGCGCAAGATCCGTCAACTGTCGTTGCTCGAGGCTGACCGACTCATCGAGATCGACCTGCTTCGCCGCGGCATCACGATTTACCGGCACATTGACGACAGCATGCCCGCCGATCGGGACGGCTACCAGCAGCAGACGGTTATCGAGATTCCGACGATCCGCTACAGCGACGAGCCGTTGGCAGCGCAGCTGACGCATTTCCTCGGATTGGTGCAGGGAACAGGTGACGCGGACGGTGAGCGGGCGTCGATCCTGCCCGCTCACCGCGCGGTTCACGAGGTCACGGAATCTGCAGTCGCTGCGACGCTTTCTTCCTGATCACTGCGGCCTTCTTGATCCTTACGGCGCGCTCGGAACGCCCAGGCGCCCTGGGACAAGGCGACGAGTAGTCCGACGCCGGCGATACCCCATCCGAATGTGCTTCCTGGCGGGCTGAATTCGATGGTGAGTATCGATCCGTCGTCGGCGCTCGGCGGTACATCGACCTGCAGCAAGCCGCCGGGGCTGGCCTTCGTTTCTACGGACTGTCCGTCCACTGTTGCGGTCCAGCCGGGCCAGGCGAGCAGTGCGAAGGTGAGGGTGCCGGATCCGGTGTACTCGACGGTTTCCCGAGTGTCCGTTGCGGCGGCATCGCTACGGACGTCGAGCCCCGGTGTGGTTGCGGAAACCCGGCCGTCTGGCCACTGATGTTCGGTGGTGCGTCGACCGACAGTGACGACGCGATCAGGCGAA
The nucleotide sequence above comes from Rhodococcus sp. KBS0724. Encoded proteins:
- a CDS encoding Gfo/Idh/MocA family protein — its product is MTASLNTTASKPRIALVGSGQMGSLHARVIAQSALCELELLIEPREEQGKAVAERFDTRWAADFDTLDGIDAVVIAAATPAHYELAGRVLDLGKPVLVEKPLAATYEQSVDLVDRSRASGVPLMCGLLERFNPAVRTAREFSGDVWQVNGIRHSPFVSRIPTGVATDLLIHDVDLAIGFAGSEPSLAKGEFGYFHPTSVQNRSEDCADAVLRFGSGAVATISASRISQRKIRQLSLLEADRLIEIDLLRRGITIYRHIDDSMPADRDGYQQQTVIEIPTIRYSDEPLAAQLTHFLGLVQGTGDADGERASILPAHRAVHEVTESAVAATLSS